Proteins found in one Amphiprion ocellaris isolate individual 3 ecotype Okinawa chromosome 22, ASM2253959v1, whole genome shotgun sequence genomic segment:
- the ccl20b gene encoding C-C motif chemokine 20b, whose product MAARKVFLIAALCSLVILVTFTGTTESASCCLRYVKRPLPCRRLLGYTIQNINTACDINAIIFHVPGRFVCGNPNMKWTQRAMKCVDETRRPVNRIPKEETSAAPKLT is encoded by the exons ATGGCAGCCAGGAAAGTGTTTCTCATCGCAGCTCTGTGTTCACTCGTCATCCTCGTCACCTTCACTGGCACCACAGAGTCAG ccaGCTGTTGCCTGAGGTACGTCAAGCGTCCGTTGCCTTGTAGACGACTTCTTGGCTACACCATCCAGAACATCAACACTGCCTGTGATATCAATGCCATCAT ATTTCATGTTCCTGGTCGGTTCGTGTGCGGCAACCCTAACATGAAGTGGACTCAGAGGGCGATGAAGTGTGTGGA tgaaACAAGGAGGCCAGTCAATCGCATTCCAAAAGAGGAAACTTCTGCTGCCCCAAAGCTGACATAA
- the LOC111570222 gene encoding toll-like receptor 13, producing the protein MLENRNSLSAGFCFTVLKMGHRLEEDKMKPRGGLKCCKLGIIFLLLTIISFVGPVSGFALKTCRISQNNAICVKSKLKAVPRDIPSTVTVFDLSENRISRIQAADFRDLPVLIRLDLNRNNISQIDSGAFANLISLQKLNLNNNRLVKLGENVFKGLSGLTELRILSNRMKEVASTSFKPLTSLQVLDISHNKLDSLEKVHLILQHLPHLGELVMKDNNLFAFRSWELTNRSLDLRAIDLSQNPIAVFTITEDIFPNLTRFNIGGSSRKQQMIWDVHNHTFLSRVSTLDISGLQMALGDMKTLLQRVNSSLTSLRMNAMKYNLAKLINMSCTIPTLSSLQLRYNKLKIVSSDLFKLCVNVTELDLTKSNIKAIDDNAFKSLRSLKILTLSSNRLPSVPAATRNLPALLELDLSNNNISSLQCHDFADQTKLRQLNLYRNSIPDLKDCLFKDLTQLQVLKLQSSHIRKLNGAFKRYLPNLTQLNLYGNELTAIKGGVFKSLRSLQNLSLHQNKITTLEKDSFVGLTNLTRIQLQSNNINKQQLDKDVFNTLINLRRLDLENNNIKYESSFALLNPPFSKLSRLEELSIPAQHYRNKHLLPRNFLQGLTNLLLFKVRNNQLVYLHKDTFSYTPKLQTLDISSNDLTDLPPELFFPIQNLKSLYISRASLHSLDIFIGANLTNLEFLQARNNLFSVIRKETIESLPALVYLDLQSNSFTCDCDNAWFLQWVKNDSRTQVFDAYNYTCNYPPVVEGTKLLDLDIRDCVVDTGFICFISTTCTILCFMMATFTYHFMRWQLVYAYYLFMAWLLDTKHKNKQAPHQYDAFISYNTHDEPWVIRELLPKLEGEQGWKLCLHHRDFEPGKPIIDNITDAIYGSRKTICVISRRYLDSEWCSKEIQAASFRLFDEQKDVLILVFLEEIPRYLLSPYHRMRKLLKRQTYLSWPQAGEHAEVFWQKLRQALKTKEDPDEDRFHLTLLETP; encoded by the exons ATGTTGGAAAATCGCAATTCCTTGTCAGCTGGATTTTGCTTTACTGTTTTGAAAATGGGCCACAGATTGGAAGAGGACAAAATGAAACCAAGAGGAGGATTAAAATGTTGCAAACTAGGAATTATTTTCCTCTTGTTGACGATCATCAGTTTCGTCGGACCTGTGAGTGGATTTGCACTGAAGACTTGCCGAATCAGCCAAAATAACGCCATATGCGTCAAGAGCAAACTGAAAGCTGTTCCTCGTGATATTCCCTCAACAGTGACGGTCTTTGATTTATCTGAGAACAGAATTTCAAGAATACAAGCAGCGGATTTCAGAGATCTACCAGTTTTGATTCGGTTAGACCTAAACCGCAACAACATTTCACAGATAGATAGCGGCGCTTTTGCTAATCTGATTTCCCTCCAGAAGTTAAATCTAAATAACAACAGACTTGTCAAACTGGGCGagaatgtttttaaaggtttgagTGGCCTTACTGAACTCAGAATTCTCAGTAACCGCATGAAAGAAGTTGCATCCACCTCTTTCAAGCCCTTGACAAGCTTGCAGGTTTTGGATATTTCTCACAACAAACTAGACAGCTTAGAAAAAGTTCATTTAATATTGCAGCATTTGCCACATCTGGGGGAGCTGGTAATGAAAGACAACAATTTATTCGCTTTTAGGTCATGGGAACTGACAAACAGGTCATTGGACCTTCGTGCCATTGACTTGTCTCAAAATCCCATCGCAGTTTTTACGATCACCGAAGATATTTTCCCAAATCTCACTCGGTTTAACATCGGCGGCTCTTCCAGAAAGCAACAGATGATCTGGGACGTACATAACCACACTTTCCTGAGTCGAGTGTCTACACTTGATATCAGCGGGCTTCAAATGGCTCTTGGAGACATGAAAACACTGCTGCAGAGAGTGAACTCGTCTCTAACTTCTCTGAGAATGAACGCAATGAAATATAACCTCGCCAAGCTCATCAACATGTCCTGCACCATCCCAACTCTGTCCTCGCTGCAACTTCGATACAACAAGCTCAAAATTGTAAGCTCAGATTTGTTTAAGCTGTGCGTTAATGTCACCGAGTTAGATTTAACAAAGAGCAACATAAAAGCTATCGACGACAACGCCTTCAAATCCCTTCGAAGTTTAAAGATCTTGACCCTGAGTTCCAACAGGCTTCCGTCTGTCCCGGCTGCCACAAGGAATCTTCCGGCTTTATTAGAGCTGGACCTCAGTAACAATAACATCAGCTCACTCCAATGTCACGATTTCGCTGATCAGACGAAGCTTCGGCAGCTCAACCTTTACCGGAATTCAATCCCAGATCTGAAAGATTGCCTCTTTAAGGATTTAACACAGTTGCAGGTTCTGAAACTACAGTCCAGCCACATACGTAAATTGAACGGCGCTTTCAAAAGATACTTGCCAAACCTCACACAGCTAAATCTGTATGGAAATGAACTGACTGCTATCAAAGGGGGTGTGTTTAAAAGCCTGCGGTCCCTCCAGAACTTGTCGTTACATCAAAATAAGATAACGACTCTCGAAAAAGATAGTTTCGTTGGCTTGACAAATCTTACGCGTATTCAGTTGCAATCAAACAATATTAACAAACAGCAGCTAGACAAAGATGTTTTCAATACTTTGATTAACTTAAGAAGATTGGATTTGGAgaacaataacattaaatatgagTCTAGTTTTGCTTTGCTTAATCCACCGTTTTCTAAACTATCCCGTCTGGAGGAGTTGTCTATCCCTGCACAGCACTACAGAAACAAGCATTTGCTGCCTCGAAACTTCCTGCAAGGTTTGACGAACCTTTTGCTTTTCAAGGTCAGGAACAATCAGCTTGTTTACCTGCACAAGGACACATTTAGTTACACGCCTAAGCTGCAAACGCTTGACATCAGCTCAAATGACCTTACCGATCTCCCTCCGGAACTGTTTTTCCCAATTCAAAACCTGAAGAGCCTATATATATCTAGAGCAAGCCTCCACTCTCTAGATATCTTCATAGGTGCCAACCTGACCAACCTGGAGTTCCTgcaggcgagaaataatctatTCTCAGTTATCAGGAAGGAGACAATAGAGTCCCTGCCAGCTCTGGTTTATTTGGATCTTCAATCTAACAGTTTCACCTGTGACTGCGATAACGCCTGGTTCCTCCAGTGGGTAAAAAACGACAGCCGCACTCAAGTTTTTGATGCTTATAACTATACATGCAACTATCCGCCAGTCGTCGAAGGTACGAAGCTGTTGGACCTCGACATCCGGGACTGCGTAGTCGACACTGGCTTCATCTGCTTCATCTCCACCACATGCACAATCCTCTGTTTTATGATGGCGACCTTCACCTACCATTTCATGAGGTGGCAGCTGGTCTATGCCTATTACCTTTTCATGGCTTGGCTCCTTGacacaaagcacaaaaacaagcaagCGCCTCATCAGTATGACGCCTTCATCTCCTATAACACCCACGATGAGCCCTGGGTCATCAGAGAGCTCTTACCAAAACTGGAAGGAGAACAGGGCTGGAAGTTGTGTCTGCACCATCGAGACTTTGAGCCAG GGAAACCCATCATTGACAACATCACAGACGCCATCTATGGGAGCAGGAAGACCATCTGTGTGATCAGCCGCAGATACCTGGACAGCGAGTGGTGCTCTAAAGAGATCCAGGCGGCCAG TTTCCGACTGTTCGATGAGCAGAAGGACGTTCTGATCCTGGTGTTCCTGGAGGAGATTCCCAGGTATTTACTGTCTCCGTACCACCGCATGAGGAAACTACTGAAGAGGCAAACCTACCTGAGCTGGCCGCAAGCCGGAGAACACGCCGAGGTGTTCTGGCAGAAACTCCGACAGGCTCTGAAGACCAAAGAAGATCCGGATGAGGACAGATTCCACCTCACTCTGCTGGAAACACCATGA